From the Psychrobacillus sp. FSL K6-4046 genome, one window contains:
- a CDS encoding sigma-70 family RNA polymerase sigma factor, translating into MKSTESNFIHRLQSGKEDALEYIVDNYLPLIKGVTYKVLSPLNNGGMMDECINDIFLSIWDHSKDFNGNTTDFKKWICVIAKFKAIDYYRKATRNMEVSSEQMELQPTDSIEKNLIQSENRNELMQLIHKLDPIDQQIFIMRFFLGESTETIAKKLGKTKASIDNRIYRGKKRLNGQVTKFLLGGSFV; encoded by the coding sequence ATGAAATCAACTGAATCTAATTTTATCCACAGGCTGCAATCTGGAAAAGAAGATGCACTCGAATATATTGTGGATAATTACTTACCGCTAATAAAGGGCGTTACCTACAAGGTTCTCTCCCCTTTAAATAATGGTGGAATGATGGATGAATGTATTAATGATATTTTTTTATCCATTTGGGATCACTCCAAGGATTTTAATGGGAATACAACTGATTTTAAAAAATGGATCTGTGTGATTGCTAAATTTAAGGCAATTGATTACTACCGAAAAGCAACTCGTAATATGGAGGTTTCCAGTGAGCAGATGGAGCTTCAGCCAACAGATTCTATAGAGAAAAATTTGATTCAATCGGAAAATCGAAATGAGCTAATGCAATTAATCCATAAATTAGATCCAATAGATCAACAAATCTTCATCATGCGTTTTTTTCTTGGCGAAAGCACAGAGACAATCGCTAAGAAGCTTGGAAAGACCAAAGCATCTATAGATAATCGTATATATCGAGGAAAGAAAAGGCTAAATGGACAGGTTACAAAATTTCTTCTAGGAGGTAGCTTTGTATGA
- a CDS encoding DUF4179 domain-containing protein, producing the protein MKELYKQFNEIDIDLDEFEEIEVSEFERAKVKKELKNKISPKQKKGKKILAAASLAAGLSISALVGLSFTAYADNIPVISNIYKFFYDYRDKNGEFYGDYAENATMINLTATSNGINVTVDDAIYDGESMIVAYTIKANRDLGNPLVIRGIPHLQGSPKTGSHEASKVSESENKYVGIITMKMEEEETSLPIEWNIDYLRPGRTTDNEPIEGNWKFNFTLNKADIDIYKLDKKLSQNDLTVHLQKLTISPNSFHLLFEQIDTNKLYEKWDSAIVELLVKDNLGNRYSLEEQSGSYSVHKHSTKWGAIYEKVDPQATQLIITPEVELRNHELIEEDKGYKGSITADQKQFQMEDIIIDLK; encoded by the coding sequence ATGAAGGAACTTTACAAGCAATTTAATGAAATTGATATAGATCTAGATGAATTTGAAGAAATCGAAGTTAGTGAATTTGAGAGAGCGAAGGTAAAAAAAGAATTAAAAAATAAAATCTCTCCTAAACAAAAGAAAGGAAAAAAGATTTTAGCTGCCGCTTCTCTTGCTGCAGGACTCAGTATCTCTGCTTTAGTAGGACTTTCCTTCACAGCCTACGCGGACAATATTCCAGTAATTAGTAATATTTATAAATTCTTTTATGATTACAGAGATAAAAATGGAGAATTTTATGGAGACTACGCTGAAAATGCTACTATGATTAACTTAACAGCAACAAGTAATGGGATAAACGTAACTGTTGATGATGCCATTTACGATGGTGAATCTATGATTGTGGCGTATACAATCAAGGCCAATAGAGATCTTGGGAACCCCTTGGTAATTAGAGGGATACCTCACCTTCAAGGCTCTCCTAAAACTGGAAGTCATGAGGCAAGTAAAGTATCAGAGAGTGAGAATAAGTATGTAGGTATTATCACTATGAAAATGGAGGAAGAAGAAACCTCTTTACCAATAGAATGGAATATAGATTATTTGCGCCCAGGAAGAACCACTGATAACGAGCCCATAGAGGGTAATTGGAAATTTAACTTTACTTTAAACAAAGCAGACATTGATATTTATAAATTAGATAAAAAGCTTAGTCAAAATGACCTTACAGTACATCTTCAAAAGCTAACGATATCTCCAAATTCGTTTCATCTTCTATTTGAACAAATTGACACTAATAAATTATATGAAAAGTGGGATAGCGCTATCGTTGAATTATTAGTTAAGGATAATTTAGGAAATCGTTATTCGCTAGAAGAACAAAGTGGGAGTTATTCTGTTCATAAGCACTCGACTAAATGGGGCGCCATATATGAAAAAGTTGATCCTCAGGCTACTCAGCTTATTATAACTCCCGAGGTAGAATTACGTAATCATGAGCTTATTGAAGAAGATAAGGGATACAAAGGCAGTATAACCGCCGATCAAAAACAATTCCAAATGGAAGACATCATTATTGATTTAAAATAA
- the argS gene encoding arginine--tRNA ligase has protein sequence MELVKQIAALIGAQLEGLTVEEIEKLLETPKNVELGDVAFPCFTLAKIYKKSPQLIAAELAKQLKGVLIIKAESVGGYVNLFYNQQTVAKLVLEEILKDPNHYGQLPMKNEKITIDFSSPNIAKPFSMGHLRSTVIGNALANIAEKNGYKTIRINHLGDWGTQFGKLIVAYKLWGDKEKIEASPIEELLKIYVKFHEEAVSDESLNDKARAAFKHLEQGDEEARELWKWFKEASLKEFQGIYELLGIQFDSLDGEAFYNDKMAIVVKDLEERGLLVESSGALVVELEDMPPCLIQKTDGATLYATRDLSAALYRKKEYDFAKSFYVVGNEQSLHFKQLFKVLDKLGYGWAKACQHVPFGMMLKDGKKMSTRKGKVVLLKGVLEEAIQEAKRGIEEKNPSLPNKEEVAKSVGVGAVIFHDLKNHRMNDVEFSLEQMLNFEGETGPYVQYTHARICSLLQKGNFDANNVSLEGLKKETWQTITTLQRFPQVIQKSFEQVDPSLIAKYCLTLSRHFNKYYAHTKILVDNDTKVSKLTLCYAVAIVLKEGLNLLGIEAPEQM, from the coding sequence ATGGAATTAGTAAAGCAAATTGCTGCTTTGATTGGTGCCCAACTAGAAGGACTAACAGTAGAGGAAATAGAAAAGCTTTTAGAAACGCCAAAGAACGTAGAACTAGGAGATGTAGCATTTCCTTGTTTTACGCTAGCAAAAATATATAAAAAATCTCCTCAGCTTATTGCCGCTGAATTGGCAAAGCAGCTCAAGGGAGTACTTATTATAAAGGCGGAGTCAGTAGGAGGATATGTGAACCTTTTTTATAATCAGCAAACAGTAGCTAAACTAGTATTAGAGGAAATACTTAAAGATCCAAATCATTACGGCCAGCTGCCAATGAAGAACGAGAAAATTACGATAGATTTCTCCTCACCGAATATCGCTAAGCCCTTTTCTATGGGACATCTACGTTCTACGGTAATAGGAAATGCACTAGCCAATATAGCAGAAAAGAACGGATACAAGACTATTCGTATTAACCATTTAGGAGACTGGGGAACCCAGTTTGGTAAGCTGATTGTTGCTTATAAGCTATGGGGGGATAAAGAAAAAATAGAAGCCTCTCCAATAGAGGAGCTATTGAAAATCTATGTGAAATTCCATGAGGAAGCAGTAAGCGACGAATCGCTGAATGATAAGGCGAGAGCTGCCTTCAAGCATTTGGAGCAGGGGGATGAGGAGGCTAGAGAACTTTGGAAATGGTTCAAGGAAGCCTCTCTTAAAGAATTTCAAGGTATTTATGAATTGTTAGGAATTCAATTTGATTCCCTGGATGGCGAGGCTTTTTATAACGATAAAATGGCAATAGTCGTTAAGGATCTAGAAGAGAGAGGTTTGCTAGTCGAGTCTAGCGGTGCATTAGTAGTGGAGCTCGAGGATATGCCGCCATGCTTGATTCAGAAAACGGATGGAGCAACTCTTTATGCTACGAGAGATTTATCGGCAGCCTTGTATCGCAAAAAAGAATATGATTTTGCAAAGTCATTTTATGTAGTGGGCAACGAGCAATCACTTCATTTTAAACAGTTGTTCAAAGTATTAGATAAGTTGGGATATGGTTGGGCAAAAGCATGTCAGCATGTCCCTTTTGGAATGATGCTAAAGGATGGCAAGAAGATGTCGACCCGTAAAGGGAAAGTAGTTTTATTGAAAGGAGTGTTAGAAGAAGCGATTCAAGAGGCAAAAAGAGGTATTGAAGAGAAAAATCCATCTCTTCCTAATAAAGAAGAGGTCGCAAAATCGGTTGGGGTAGGTGCAGTCATCTTCCATGATTTAAAAAATCATCGTATGAATGATGTAGAATTTTCACTAGAACAAATGCTCAACTTCGAAGGGGAAACTGGCCCGTACGTTCAGTATACACATGCAAGAATATGTTCCCTTCTTCAAAAGGGCAATTTTGATGCTAACAATGTAAGCCTGGAAGGGTTAAAGAAAGAGACTTGGCAAACGATTACGACACTTCAACGTTTTCCACAGGTTATTCAGAAATCCTTTGAACAGGTAGATCCGTCTCTTATAGCAAAATACTGCCTAACGCTATCTCGGCACTTTAATAAATATTATGCACATACAAAAATCCTCGTTGATAACGACACAAAGGTATCCAAACTGACGCTTTGTTATGCGGTTGCGATAGTTTTAAAGGAAGGGTTGAACTTACTGGGTATAGAAGCTCCGGAACAGATGTAA
- a CDS encoding GNAT family N-acetyltransferase, protein MRFQIYESAENFYEKAIPFLKENEDKFSLFLGVLERIRVGGYENPLMATIEEDGELIALFQMTPPHPLNIIFVDPNKIEASTDLGIEEIIQRGIHIDSIISVKEWAMHFAEKWEEKTGQPHSLLMDQGLYRLDQVDDTLEASPGSWRLANDKDAPLIESWLSKFEEDTGLPRSAKEDIAQRVETMLNAREVFLWEDEGEIVSMMKKARPSAHGVTVSMVFTPKEKRRKGYARTMVVACSKELLKEYDFCVLYTDMLNPTSNKIYQEIGYQKLLDSVHLQLGETK, encoded by the coding sequence ATGAGATTTCAAATCTATGAAAGTGCAGAGAATTTTTACGAGAAGGCAATACCTTTTTTAAAGGAAAATGAGGACAAATTTAGCTTGTTTCTAGGGGTGCTAGAAAGAATACGAGTAGGTGGATATGAAAATCCGCTAATGGCGACTATTGAAGAAGATGGAGAGTTAATTGCTCTTTTTCAAATGACTCCACCACATCCTTTAAATATTATTTTTGTGGATCCAAATAAAATAGAGGCATCCACTGATTTAGGTATAGAAGAAATCATACAACGAGGTATACATATTGATTCTATAATAAGTGTGAAAGAGTGGGCTATGCATTTTGCAGAGAAATGGGAAGAAAAAACCGGTCAACCACACTCTCTATTAATGGACCAGGGGCTATACCGATTAGATCAAGTAGACGATACGTTAGAAGCAAGTCCTGGCTCTTGGAGGCTTGCTAATGACAAAGACGCTCCACTAATCGAATCATGGCTTAGCAAATTTGAAGAAGATACAGGACTTCCGAGAAGCGCAAAAGAAGATATAGCTCAAAGAGTGGAAACTATGTTAAATGCTCGTGAGGTTTTTCTTTGGGAGGATGAAGGGGAAATCGTGTCCATGATGAAGAAGGCGAGACCTTCCGCGCATGGGGTGACTGTTTCTATGGTGTTTACTCCTAAAGAGAAACGACGCAAAGGATATGCTAGAACGATGGTTGTAGCCTGCAGTAAGGAGCTTTTAAAGGAATATGATTTCTGTGTTTTATATACCGATATGCTAAACCCGACCTCCAATAAAATCTACCAAGAAATTGGTTATCAGAAGCTATTAGATTCGGTTCATTTACAGCTTGGCGAAACAAAATAG